One segment of Cutaneotrichosporon cavernicola HIS019 DNA, chromosome: 4 DNA contains the following:
- a CDS encoding uncharacterized protein (GDP/GTP exchange factor Sec2p), translated as MSNDDGDKASHGAVATPELDAPSEPTATSMVPADAAEVKVNDDNDKPSNVSEAPTESALPINNPETKTESEPEPRDDAPDTAAKGKRKAPPAGLQLQDVPPPDARRSIEIDIDHLSQARSRTSTLSQPFTPSMHHAPDSPTTSLIGTLRSQLEMYVQQTEQLNAKLVAAVSKHADLEDQVFDLQTDMDQLTRNNGELARAKAQWEESMNTGLLVEHSQIRDEMQRLAAGLVEEERKRGTAEEKRKQVEDEVDELSATLFDQANTMVATERMARAQAELRLKDTEDSLAVAEAAVRDMQTHMQSLTTIVSAGPSAPHIPRRYLCSHPPYAEFKTLLAHLRAARPSALSRKRSNVRELFPAPLIASIVQQPFIARCITEDYEATLRLEQAADLGWVSRRSVSSAILSGDLLIEPVGSAALGPPESLSCALCGRAVFGGGAAHKGLMKYFSTTNVGSTAHLGSNIYVFRVATQEDAKSYPLCKNGWCLERLRAACALWHFVRTGIVHPVWFGEDYDASPATPKTASTAAETDDGTPVQIDLNRTPPEADKLTISPAPVPQRSASAPMAAPIAITVENLASAEYRRPALPPQRKSGWGLGSFGLGSGGKSSSGWTNWGSRPSTPASPALPSMADQRSVSAGVLGAPITLEPEKGEPVVEKKDETDEKELVVENVVEKAEVVAEKAPVEETVDEKTAPAADEKVAVPEVADPTPVQRSNSRTSHKSGTSTDHSFATPTGDNASLPDVNGKAEEAEVSSPTKAPGLELKTNVSSSPSKTAPGSPSKSASPSKPGTPVNGVNASPTRPTRAAGRQPPPPPPLPKRSDRRALNTPTPPITPTVPGDPSKTVTPPAAAEEVEAPETAAAVEVEAPEAVPAEDDKTPEAVPADEVKTPEAVPADEVKPGTPEAAIEKAEIDDTPLVDTAASAAAAAAEVKAPSTPTALTAEDAVTPTAGPSPARIPPPRHPLAIMRSPATSPRSSLDNSRPMPEAHPPSLPLRKSVTERSVSMSSTTSHASHASHASHATVHSPEHDGDGRSFLTGEGWEARAWRQVVRLKEDMWRARVGVIDDDE; from the exons ATGTCaaacgacgacggcgacaaggCGTCCCACGGCGCCGTTGCCACCCCAGAACTCGATGCGCCGAGTGAGCCGACCGCCACGTCAATGGTACCTGCagatgccgccgaggtcaaggtcaacgacgacaacgacaagCCCAGCAATGTGTCTGAAGCCCCGACCGAATCGGCTCTGCCAATAAATAACCCAGAAACAAAGACTGAATCCGAACCCGAACCACGTGACGACGCGCCCGACACTGCCGCCAAGGGGAAACGCAAGGCGCCGCCAGCCGGGCTGCAGCTGCAGGAcgtgccgccgcccgacGCGAGGCGAAGCATCGAG ATCGACATCGACCACCTCTCTCAAGCTCGCTCGCGCACTTCCACACTCTCACAGCCGTTCACACCGTCAATGCACCACGCACCAGACAGTCCAACGACGTCGCTGATCGGGACACTGCGCAGTCAGCTTGAGATGTACGTGCAGCAGACGGAGCAGCtcaacgccaagctcgtcgcAGCTGTCTCTAAacacgccgacctcgaggaccaAGTGTTCGACCTGCAGACGGACATGGATCAGTTGACGCGCAACaacggcgagctcgcgcgtgcAAAGGCCCagtgggaggagagcaTGAACACGGGCCTGTTGGTCGAGCACTCGCAGATTCGCGACGAGATGCAGCGCTTAGCGGCCGGGCTAGTCGAGGAAGAACGGAAACGCGGCACCGCtgaggagaagcgcaaacaggtcgaggacgaggttgacgagctctCGGCGACGTTATTCGACCAG gccaACACTATGGTCGCGACGGAACGCATGGCGCGCGCACAGGCTGAGCTGCGTCTCAAGGACACAGAGGACAGCTTggcggtcgccgaggccgctgTGCGCGACATGCAGACGCACATGCAGTCGTTGACGACAATTGTGTCCGCAGGGCCCTCGGCACCCCACATTCCCAGGCGCTACCTCTGCAGCCACCCTCCATACGCCGAGTTCAAAacgctcctcgcgcacctgcgcgccgcccgcccttcggcgctctcgcgcAAGCGATCCAACGTGCGCGAGCTCTTCCCGGCCCCACTGATCGCGTCTATTGTGCAGCAGCCCTTCATCGCACGCTGCATCACCGAGGACTATGAGGCAACGTTACGCCTCGAGCAGGCAGCTGACCTTGGCTGGGTGTCTCGCCGCAGCGTGAGCTCTGCCATCCTCTCTGGCGATCTCTTGATTGAGCCTGTGGGCAGCGCGGCCCTCGGACCGCCCGAGAGCCTGAGCTGTGCGCTGTGCGGCAGAGCCGTCTTCGGGGGTGGTGCAGCCCATAAGGGTCTGATGAAATACTTCTCCACCACGAACGTGGGCTCGACGGCGCACCTGGGAAGCAACATCTACGTGTTCCGCGTTGCGACGCAGGAGGACGCCAAGTCGTACCCGCTGTGCAAGAACGGATGGTgccttgagcgcctgcgCGCGGCCTGCGCGCTCTGGCACTTTGTGCGCACTGGCATCGTGCACCCCGTATGGTTTGGTGAGGACTACGACGCCTCGCCCGCGACACCCAAGACAGCGAGCACAGCGGCCGAAACGGACGACGGCACGCCCGTGCAGATAGACCTGAACCGGACCCCACCAGAGGCTGACAAACTTACCATCTCGCCGGCGCCCGTACCCCAGCGCTCGGCCAGCGCGCCCATGGCCGCGCCCATTGCGATCACTGTCGAGAACCTTGCGTCTGCCGAGTACCGCAGACCCGCACTACCGCCGCAGCGCAAGTCAGGCTGGGGCCTTGGCTCGTTTGGGCTGGGGAGCGGCGGCAAGAGCTCAAGCGGGTGGACGAACTGGGGTTCGAGACCCAGCACGcccgcgtcgccagcgCTGCCGTCTATGGCCGACCAGCGGTCCGTGAGTGCGGGTGTTCTTGGCGCGCCTATAACCCTTGAGCCGGAGAAGGGGGAGCCCGTCGtagagaagaaggacgagacggacgagaaggagctgGTCGTTGAGAACGTTGtggagaaggccgaggtAGTGGCGGAGAAGGCTCCGGTCGAGGAGACCGTGGACGAGAAGACAGCTCCAGCTGCGGATGAGAAGGTGGCTGTGCCAGAGGTCGCAGACCCCACGCCCGTTCAGCGCTCCAACTCGCGCACGTCGCATAAGTCGGGCACGAGCACCGACCACTCGTTTGCAACGCCGACGGGCGACAACGCCTCGCTCCCCGACGTCAacggcaaggccgaggaggctgaggtgtcctcgccgacgaagGCGCCCGGGCTGGAGCTCAAGACGAACGTGTCAAGCTCGCCTTCCAAGACGGCGCCTGGGTCGCCATCCAAGtccgcctctccctccaAGCCGGGCACCCCCGTCAACGGGGTCAACGCCTCGCCAACTAGGCCTACACGCGCCGCAGGACgccaaccaccaccaccaccaccgctgcCGAAGCGCTCGGATCGCCGCGCACTGAACACCCCAACGCCTCCCATTACGCCTACAGTGCCAGGGGACCCCAGTAAGACGGTGACTCCCCCGGCGGCTGCCGAGGAAGTCGAGGCGCCCGAGACAGCAGCCGcagtggaggttgaggcgcCCGAGGCAGTGCCAGCAGAGGATGACAAGACGCCCGAGGCAGTGCCCGCAgacgaggtcaagacgCCCGAGGCAGTGCCCGCAGACGAGGTCAAGCCTGGGACGCCCGAGGCGGCCATTgagaaggccgagatcgacgacaCGCCTCTTGTGGACACGGCAGCTAgtgccgccgctgctgctgccgaAGTCAAAGCACCCAGCACGCCCACAGCCTTGACGGCAGAGGATGCGGTCACGCCGACTGCAGGCCCATCTCCTGCGCGTATCCCACCCCCACGACACCCGCTTGCGATCAtgcgctcgcccgccaCGTCTCCGCGCTCCTCACTCGACAACTCGCGGCCCATGCCGGAagctcaccctccttctctcccccTTCGCAAATCCGTGACTGAGCGCTCGGTCTCGATGTCCAGCACCACGAGCCATGCCAGTCACGCCAGCCACGCCAGCCATGCGACGGTGCACTCGCCCGAACATGATGGCGACGGGCGCTCGTTCCTCACCGGCGAGGGATGGGAGGCGCGGGCGTGGCGCCAAGTCGTGCggctcaaggaggacatGTGGCGGGCGCGGGTGGGGGTTattgacgacgacgagtag
- a CDS encoding uncharacterized protein (Helicase associated domain (HA2) Add an annotation) encodes MADKGKPEDFVHQVAIELSRMMNLVNPNDTLAQRVVEIARGNRSGTAFVNAMSTFGKFSDEALLTLHQRILAHEALIASRSQLDKVEGMDHDSGDVLAAEAPRRGGLRQGSGPQFKAPAPVARESRLGLDKLAAQKRAEAGEPPSKRAKVESGREEENGGVFKVPAVPVRREARRVKPEETPSHGGGISDSAKARLEEYRRNRNKPSTAVSASNERRERGGLGDFQGRANRGSYNDGRDRERDRRDDRDRWRDDRRDDRRDDRRDDRRGGKSWDAAPTPRTSRPDRDGDGSLRVPNRGWDETPGRPGWGRSKRSWDETPGRKSRPDSPEFEVDAKEWEEEQVRIDRDWYSYDDEGAVAGDDEHNPFAQWSTLEQSKEAEMQQKVAKRQTARQAQYSADNDKWENNRMLTSGVIQAGDLDQDFEDDADSKVHVLAHDMKPPFLDGSSIYTRQLEPVSAVRDPTSDMAVFSRKGSALVRERRERQEREKAAAKAASMAGTTLGNIMGVKDEPDLGAEGQKDTVDENTSYKAGSQFATHLKKQEGASDFARTRTLKEQREYLPAFAVREELMRTLRDNQVTVVIGETGSGKTTQLAQFLYEEGYCQNGMICCTQPRRVAAMSVAKRVSEEMECELGGLVGYSIRFEDVTSKATRIKYMTDGILLRESLTDQDLDGYSVIILDEAHERSLSTDIIMGLLRKIITRRRDLKLIVTSATMNAEKFSDFFGNAAQFTIPGRTFPVEVFHSKSPCEDYVDSAVKQVLQIHLTSPKGDVLVFMTGQEDIEATCSVIEERLEQLDDPQPLAVLPIYSQMPADLQAKIFQPTSDGRRKVIVATNIAETSLTVDGILYVVDGGYAKVKVYNPKVGMDALQITPISQANAGQRTGRAGRTGPGYCYRLYTETAYLNELLPNNIPEIQRTNLANTVLLLKTLGVKNLLEFDFMDPPPQDNIIQSMWQLWYMGALDNLGDLTDEGKAMSNFPMDPALGKMLIVAEKNGCSAEMLTIVSMLSVPSVFYRPPQRADESDAAREKFFVPESDHLTLLHVYTQWKNNGFSDHWCMKHFLHPKILRKAREVRGQLEDIMKTQKMRVLSCGTDWDIVRKCITAGYFHQAARVKNLGEYVNIRQGTPCVLHPTSALYGLGYMPDYVVYHELVLTSKQYMMCVTSVDPYWLAELGGVFFSIRERNFDGLQRARAAQDFNKKTELLAKMAEQREELERKKADELRAEAVARTPKIGGVTPRHAATPRSAGIGAGTRLNRSSATPRRRGGGI; translated from the exons ATGGcggacaagggcaagcccGAGGACTTTGTCCACCAGGTAGCCATCGAG CTGTCGCGGATGATGAACCTCGTGAATCCGAATGacacgctcgcgcagcgTGTCGTCGAGATTGCGCGCGGCAATAGGTCCGGCACGGCGTTTGTGAATG CGATGTCGACGTTCGGCAAGTTCAGCGATGAAGCGCTCTTGACACTGCACCAGCGTATTCTGGCGCACGAAGCCCTCATAGCGTCCCGCTCCCAACTGGACAAGGTGGAAGGGATGGACCACGACTCTGGCGACGTGCTTGCTGCCGAGGCGCCGCGACGCGGTGGGTTGCGACAAGGCTCCGGGCCGCAGTTTAAGGCGCCGGCACCGGTCGCGCGCGAATCACGACTGGGCCTCGACAAGCTGGCAGCACagaagcgcgccgaggccggaGAGCCGCCCAGCAAGCGCGCCAAAGTTGAGTCGGgccgggaggaggagaacggAGGAGTGTTCAAGGTTCCCGCTGTACCGGTTCGGCGGGAGGCGCGGCGTGTCAAGCCCGAAGAGACGCCGAGTCATGGCGGTGGGATCTCAGACTCGGCGAAAGCACGGTTGGAAGAGTACCGCCGTAATCGGAATAAGCCGAGTACCGCTGTGTCGGCGAGCAATGAGCGGAGGGAGCGCGGGGGATTGGGCGACTTCCAGGGGCGCGCAAACCGGGGTTCGTACAACGACGGGCGCGATCGTGAGCGAGACCGGAGGGACGACCGCGACAGATGGCGCGATGACCGGCGTGACGACCGTAGGGACGACCGTAGGGACGACCGCCGTGGAGGCAAGAGCTGGGATGCTGCGCCAACACcgcgcacctcgcgcccagatcgcgacggcgatgggAGCCTGCGCGTGCCGAACCGCGGGTGGGACGAGACACCGGGTCGTCCCGGTTGGGGCCGCAGCAAGCGGAGCTGGGACGAGACACCTGGGCGCAAGAGCCGGCCTGACAGCCCCGAgttcgaggtcgacgccaaggaatgggaggaggagcaggtcCGCATCGACCGCGACTGGTACTCttacgacgacgagggtgcTGTG gcggGCGATGACGAGCACAACCCGTTCGCTCAGTGGAGTACGCTCGAGCAGTcgaaggaggccgagatgcAGCAGAAGGTCGCGAAGCGGCAGACGGCGCGGCAGGCGCAGTACAGTGCCGACAACGACAAGTGGGAGAACAACCGCATGCTGACTTCGGGCGTCATCCAAGCCGGCGACCTCGATCAGGACtttgaggacgacgccgacagcAAGGTGCACGTTTTGGCGCACGACATGAAGCCGCCCTTCTTGGACGGGAGCAGTATCTACACGCGCCAGCTGGAGCCTGTCAGCGCCGTGCGCGACCCTACGTCAGACATGGCCGTGTTCTCTCGCAAGGGTAGCGCGCTGGTCCGTGAGCGCCGAGAGCGAcaggagcgcgagaaggcgGCCGCTAAGGCTGCGAGCATGGCCGGCACGACACTCGGCAATATCATGggcgtcaaggacgagccggACCTCGGTGCTGAGGGTCAGAAGGACACGGTGGACGAGAACACCAGTTACAAGGCCGGCTCGCAGttcgccacccacctcaAGAAACAGGAGGGCGCGAGTGACTTTGCGCGCACGCGTACACTCAAGGAGCAGCGCGAGTACCTCCCCGCCTTTGCTGTGCGGGAAGAGCTGATGCGCACACTGCGCGACAATCAGG tgaCGGTTGTGATTGGCGAGACGGGTTCGGGCAAGACGACACAGCTCGCCCAGTTTCTCTACGAGGAGGGGTACTGTCAGAACGGGATGATCTGCTGTACGCAGCCGCGCCGTGTCGCGGCCATGAGTGTCGCCAAGCGTGTcagcgaggagatggagtgCGAACTTGGCGGGCTGGTGGGATACTCGATCCGTTTCGAAGACGTGACTTCCAAGGCGACGCGGATCAAGTACATGACGGACGGCATCCTGTTGCGCGAGTCCCTCACGGACCAGGACCTCGACGGGTACAgcgtcatcatcctcgacgaggctcACGAGCGCTCGCTTAGTACCGACATTATCATGGGGTTGCTGCGGAAGA tcatcacgcgccgccgcgacctgAAGCTGATCGTCACCTCGGCCACCATGAACGCGGAAAAGTTCTCCGATTTCTTTGGCAACGCCGCACAGTTCACCATTCCTGGGCGCACGTTCCCGGTCGAGGTCTTCCACTCCAAATCGCCATGCGAGGACTACGTTGATAGCGCCGTCAAGCAGGTGCTCCAGATCCACCTGACGAGTCCCAAGggcgacgtcctcgtcttcaTGACGGGTCAAGAAGACATTGAAGCCACATGTTCGGTGATTGAAGAAcggctcgagcagctcgacgacccaCAGCCGCTTGCGGTATTGCCAATCTACTCGCAAATGCCGGCCGATCTGCAGGCTAAGATCTTCCAGCCCACCTCTGACGGACGGCGCAAGGTCATCGTGGCTACCAACATCGCCGAGACGTCGCTCACCGTCGACGGTATCCTGTATGTTGTGGACGGGGGATACGCCAAGGTTAAGGTGTACAACCCCAAGGTGGGAATGGACGCGCTGCAGATCACGCCGATCTCGCAGGCCAACGCTGGTCAACGTACTGGTCGTGCCGGGCGTACTGGTCCTGG CTACTGCTACCGGCTGTACACGGAGACAGCGTACCTGAACGAGCTGCTGCCGAACAACATCCCCGAAATCCAGCGCACCAACCTTGCCAACACTGTGCTCCTCCTTAAGACGCTCGGAGTGAAGaacctcctcgagttcGATTTCATGGATCCCCCGCCGCAAGACAACATCATCCAATCCATGTGGCAGCTGTGGTACATGGGTGCGctcgacaatctcggcgacctcacggacgagggcaaggcgatGAGCAACTTCCCAATGGATCCCGCGCTAGGCAAGATGCTCATCGTGGCCGAGAAGAACGGGTGCAGTGCCGAGATGCTCACGATTGTGAGCATGCTCAGCGTTCCGTCCGTGTTCTACCGTCCCCCCCAGAGGGCGGACGAGAGTGATGCTGCGCGAGAGAAATTCTTCGTTCCAGAATCAGAccacctcaccctcctGCACGTTTACACGCAATGGAAGAACAACGGGTTCAGCGATCACTGGTGCATGAAGCACTTTCTGCATCCCAAGATTCTGCGCAAGGCGCGCGAAGTCCgcggccagctcgaggacattATGAAGACGCAGAAGATGCGGGTTCTGTCCTGCGGCACAGATTGGGATATTGTGCG AAAATGCATTACAGCAGGATACTTCCACCAAGCGGCGCGAGTCAAGAACCTCGGCGAATACGTAAACATCCGACAAGGTACCCCCTGCGTCCTTCACCCCACGAGTGCGCTCTACGGCCTCGGATACATGCCCGACTATGTCGTGTATCACGAGCTGGTCCTCACCTCGAAACAGTACATGATGTGCGTGACCAGTGTCGATCCGTACTGGCTCGCcgagttgggtggcgtcttcttctccatTCGCGAACGTAACTTTGACGGATTGCAGCGGGCACGTGCGGCTCAGGATTTTAATAAGAAGACTGAGCTGCTTGCCAAGATGGCTGAGCAGAGGGAGGAACTGGAGCGCAAAAAGGCCGACGAGTtgcgcgccgaggctgtTGCGCGGACACCAAAGATTGGCGGCGTGACCCCACGCCATGCGGCCACGCCCCGGTCGGCGGGGATCGGCGCCGGCACGCGCCTCAACCGGtccagcgcgacgccgcggaGGCGCGGAGGCGGCATCTAA
- a CDS encoding uncharacterized protein (Belongs to the universal ribosomal protein uL3 family), whose product MRSLLSALPALPALRRPLARSLATAAEPVSSSASSDAAEPSAPWTPFTQRTGVIARKRGMTSLWDKNGKRWPVTVLQLDNCEVVRVTPPPENDPKQLHSLQLGSTDRREKNINNAMKGYFRAHGVNPKRKLQEFRVSKEAVLPVGTQLGASHFVPGQYVDVTATSIGKGFQGAMKRHGYHGLKASHGVSVTHRSAGSTGSNQDPGRVLPGKKMAGHMGNVKRTTQNLLVHRVDLALNLVFVRGAVPGVDDAFVSVRDAKKMVAYKAQNNLMAGKPAEEWLPEGVKALPVPAGTVERQTSEGWPEIIQWQGKA is encoded by the exons ATGCgttccctcctctccgccctccccgccctccccgcTCTCAGGAGGCCACTGGCGCGCAGCCTCGCAActgccgccgagcccgTCTCCTCTTCTGCTTCCTCGGACGCTGCCGAACCATCAGCCCCATGGACGCCCTTCACCCAGCGCACCGGCGTGATCGCGCGTAAGCGCGGTATGACTTCGTTGTGGGACAAGAATGGCAAGCGCTGGCCGGTGACTGTCCTGCAGCTCGACAACTGCGAGGTTGTTCGGGTCaccccgccgcccgagaACGATCCCAAGCAGCTGCACAGCCTGCAGCTCGGGTCGACCGACCGGCGCGAGAAGAACATCAACAATGCTATGAAGGGCTACTTCCGCGCACATGGCGTTAACcccaagcgcaagctccAAGAGTTCCGCGTTAGCAAGGAGGCTGTGCTTCCTGTTGGGacccagctcggcgcgtcgCACTTTGTGCCCGGGCAGTATGTGGACGTCACGGCTACCAG CATCGGCAAGGGCTTCCAGGGCGCCATGAAGCGTCACGGATACCACGGTCTCAAGGCCTCGCACGGTGTGTCCGTCACCCACCGTTCCGCTGGTTCGACTGGTTCCAACCAG GACCCAGGCCGTGTCCTCCCCGGCAAGAAGATGGCTGGGCACATGGGCAACGTCAAGCGCACGACCCAGAACCTGCTAGTCCACCGCGTCGACCTGGCGCTCAACCTGGTCTTTGTTCGCGGTGCCGTTCCAGGTGTTGACGATGCGTTTGTTTCCGTCCGCGACGCAAAGAAGATGGTCGCGTACAAGGCCCAGAATAACCTCATGGCCGGTAAGCCGGCCGAGGAGTGGCTTCccgagggcgtcaaggcTCTCCCAGTGCCGGCCGGTACGGTTGAGAGGCAGACGAGCGAGGGGTGGCCCGAGATCATCCAGTGGCAGGGCAAGGCGTAA
- the CHS4 gene encoding uncharacterized protein (protoplast regeneration and killer toxin resistance): MSSQYSHDDVNGNGSARSSQYRLPGPPPPLMDQSHLRPGKQAELLSHDRTLELYRENAKKTNDPELIFEFAVFMIDAAKSLVPTPNPDYPSDTSNRPNAAALDKRDELIKEATSLLKRLADRGYPDAQYFLADCYANGIGTGRGKQDFDKAFPLFALAAKHGHPDACYRAGTCCEHGWGTRRESAKAIQFYRKAAVGLHPGAMYRLGTAELNGSLGLSKRPKEGVKWLKRSAEHATEEFPHALHELALLHERGIENIVFVDLDYAAELLAQAAELGYAPSAFKLGECYEYGKMSCPVDAALSIHYYNIAAQQGHRDACFALTAWYLVGAEGVLPQSDTEAYLWAKKAADKGLAKAQYALGYFTETGVGVQPNIQQAMKFYRQAADGGDKRAAKRLAGGVSGGGAALNRQREVEAMKDGGVRNGKDNDKDCIIM, translated from the exons ATGTCCTCACAGTACAGTCATGACGACGTGAACGGAAACGGCTCTGCTCGCAGCTCGCAATATCGCCTTCCCGgccctccacctcctttGATGGACCAGT CCCACTTGCGACCGGGAaagcaggccgagctgctgtCTCACGACCGCACCCTCGAGCTATACCGCGAAAACGCCAAGAAGACAAACGACCCGGAGCTCATCTTCGAGTTCGCCGTCTTCATGAtcgacgcggccaagaGCTTGGTTCCGACGCCCAACCCCGACTACCCGAGCGACACATCGAACCGCCCCAacgcggccgcgctcgacaagcGCGATGAGCTTATCAAGGAAGCCACGTCGTTGCTCAAGCGTCTCGCGGACCGCGGGTACCCTGACGCGCAGTACTTTCTCGCAGACTGCTACGCGAACGGCATAGGAACAGGGCGCGGCAAGCAGGACTTTGACAAGGCGTTCCCACTCTTCGCCCTGGCTGCCAAGCACGGTCACCCAGACGCGTGCTACCGCGCTGGAACATGCTGCGAGCACGGTTGGGGtacgaggagggagagtgCAAAGGCGATCCAGTTTTACAG GAAAGCAGCCGTCGGCCTCCACCCTGGAGCGATGTACCGCCTTGGCACGGCAGAGTTGAACGGGTCTTTGGGACTGAGCAAGCGGCCAAAGGAAGGCGTCAAGTGGCTGAAGCGCTCGGCTGAGCACGCGACCGAGGAGTTCCCCCACGCACTGCACGAACTGGCACTGCTCCACGAGCGCGGCATCGAGAACATTGTCtttgtcgacctcgactaCGCTGCTGAGCTTCTGGCgcaggccgccgagctgggATACGCCCCTAGCGCGTTCAAGCTTGGCGAGTGCTATGAGTACGGCAAGATGAGCTGCCCCGTCGATGCTGCCTTGTCGATCCACTACTACAACATTGCAGCGCAGCAGGGACACCGCGACGCCTGCTTTGCCCTCACGGCGTGGTACCTCGtgggcgccgagggcgttCTCCCGCAGTCGGACACGGAGGCATACCTCTGGGCAAAGAAGGCGGCCGACAAGGGCCTGGCCAAGGCCCAGTACGCGCTTGGATACTTTACCGAG ACCGGAGTCGGGGTCCAGCCCAACATCCAGCAGGCGATGAAGTTCTACCGCCAAGCAGCGGACGGCGGTGACAAGCGCGCGGCAAAACGCTTGGCCGGCGGCGTgtcgggcggcggcgccgcgCTGAACCGCCAGCGCGAGGTGGAAGCGATGAaggacggcggcgtcaGGAACGGCAAGGACAACGACAAGGACTGCATCATCATGTGA